Within Coffea arabica cultivar ET-39 chromosome 4e, Coffea Arabica ET-39 HiFi, whole genome shotgun sequence, the genomic segment tttattttgttcTTTCCAATTTCTATGCTTCAATTCGAAGCACTGTCCTTTAATACTTGGCAGAATCAATGGCAAAGGCCAAGCTTGCTGACTTGAGggacttgattatgatgttaGTTCTCAACCTCTCAAAAGCTTCTTGTATTGCAGTtctaatttctattttttttgtacTTGGTGGTTTTGACTTGAtttttttctcaacaattcaGGGGTTGTATAGACCTTGATAGGGAGCATCAATGAAATTGATTTGAAGCCTTTGGTGCAATTTTTGTTTGTGTGCTTTATGTTGGTTTTTGAGACATCTAATTCTTTTTTCCAAATGAACATCATTTTTGCAAGGAATTGATTTATATTGAGATATTCATCTGCCGAAAATGTAATGCAATGACAAATGGAAGACTTTAACCCATGAGTTTGGGACAAATGATAAGCGGGTTGCTAATGCTAACGAAAAGGTTGACTCCTGCATGGAGCGTTTTAAAAGGTTGTAGAGCATGCCTTCACCTCTAAGTAAGAGTTGAAATTTGCGGACGCTCCCTGACCGAATCCGGATTAGTTTGGGACAAATGATAAGCGGGTTGCTAATGCTAACGAAAAGGTTGACTCCTGCATGGAGCGTTTTAAAAGGTTGTAGAGCATGCCTTCACCTCTAAGTAAGAGTCGAAATTTGCGGACGCTCCCTGACCGAATCCGGATTAGTTTCACTACAGGAGTAAGGGTGAAGATACTGGGTGCttaaagcaaaaaataaaataaaataaaatggaagaCTTTCATCAAGTCCTCAAGTCCTTTTGGAGGaaacaaatttaatattttctgTCCAATAAAACTTGCCTACCACTAAAACAAATTGATTGTTCAGTGGAACCATTGATTGCCAACAGTCAATTAGCTTCTATTGAATTGAATATTGTGTCACACCAACCTTCTATACCTTTTCTGGATGGAGAAAAAGGAGAATTATTAATCCAATCATGTTATCTTCTGGGCAGCATTCAACTAATAACCACCGTATACCATCTGCCTAGCTTTTGGATGATGAACTGGTCATAGGTCTGCAAAAGACAACAATGATCCATAATTGAGCCCAACGCAACGTACCTAACATGCAGAAAATAACAGGAGGAACTATCAATTGGTGGCCAACTAGCAACTGTAGGCTATAGCGTAAGAGTGTGTCAAGTAAAATGCTATAGAAATTCCAGACATTTTGGCCTATAGCTGTGCCCTGATTTATCTGACTATGCAAATTTCATGTAGTATTTATAACTTCAAATGAAGTAATGGAGCTAATTGGGGGCACTTGAGAGAAACTcaaagaaatgaaatttgagCAACCAAATTTTGCTGTggttgggaatttttctgtaaGATTGATTCTACAATAATAATTAAGTTGTTCGAAATTTCTGTATGAATATTCTAATTAAATATTGACTGTATATGTAATCAGAGGCAGGAAAACTCAAAACATGTCTGTTTAGTGCCCATGTAAGTAAAGCACTTATCTTACTAAAACAGATGTTTTGGGCTAATAGGTAAATCATTCACAACAAACAGAAATAATTTAAATTAGGCTGAGATTCTACATCCTCTTTCAAAATTAAGCACTAAAACTTTTGATTTGAGTGATCAATGTGCAATAACACTTTCAAGAATTAAATTATGAAAATTAAGTGCATGTTTGTATTCCTCTCCAAAGCCAATATCTTGGAATTGGAAGTAAATCTtattattggaaaaaaaatttctgtacTATTCCCTAAATATTTTCCTGAATTATGAAATTAAGAAGGGAAAATGATcggtttcatccttcacatttcacaaaaatattcttttcgtccctcacttttaaaatgaagcaatttcgtccttgacatttaaaaactgaaatcATTACATCCCTGAATCcaaatttcaatctgaatcaaaccaccaatcaacctaattacaaattttgggtgtgtaattggtagatcacttggttaactcaacttgatattcatgtgaaatttaatgaaccttaaaataaaaaaataaaaaattataacataaaaaagaaagattaatcttttctacattatcattgtatacactgacggttttatgtaccgccatataattttaatttaaatttaaacaccaaattttatatttatgatacacatctagattcgcaagcggatatactaacggtgcatgaaaagatttaccaaaaaaaaaactctactattacaaaacaaagaatggcctttttatgttataatttttatttttttggtttaataaatgtcatgtgaatatgatgaagttgactgaatgatctatcaattctattttcgaaatttattactgggttattggatggtttgattcagattgaaaattaggttTAGGGATGTAATAGTTTtatgccttgtttggattgcttgtttccgtcggaaaatattgtcgtttttcgtgatcacatttccctatcacctttttccctcacatatatcaaatcgctacagtaatttttccatgaaaaatgacggaaaatgcaatccaaacacaaccttaatttttaaatgtcagggacgaatttgcttcattttaaaagtgagagacgaaaagaatatttttgcgaaatgtgagggatgaaacaggTCATTTTCCCAATTAAGAATATGTTGCTATTACACATTTTTTTCAAGATTTTAGTAGGGATGAAGCGATATTCAAGaagtaggaaaagaaaagagaaattaaaatttaagaccTCTGCAACCTGAAATTTGAACTGCTTCCTCAACAAATTATGCGTTCTCTTATTATCCTTTACATTATTtcagtttaattattttttttatctcacacgcATCACATTAAATTCATTACACTGTatattacaaaattttttttccaattaataTATAAAGGACAGTAACACACTTCAGAAAAGGGCACTGCCATAATTTCGTctctaattaaacaaataaataaaagaattggaATCCCGAAAATATCCTTAGACCATCCGATCCGGAATTAGAAGTGACAACCGAGCGGCGAAAGAGCACCGAAGCGGCGGCGGAGAAAGCAATGGCGTCCGGGTGGGGAATAACGGGGAACAAAGGAAGATGCTACGATTTCTGGATGGATTTCAGTGAATGTATGTCTCGTTGTAGAGAACCCAAGGATTGCGCTCTTCTCAGAGAAGACTATTTCGAGTGTCTCCACCACTCTAAAGAGGTCTCCTTTTCTCCGATCCTTGTTTTTTTCCTTCGTTTTCTGCGATCTGTTTTGCTTTGTTTCAGTGTTTATGCAAggttttggttgtaattttTGCGATTCCTGAAATGATTAGTTTAACTAGGGTTCTTTTTGGTGGGATTTTGTGTATCAAACTGAAGAAGTTAATTGGAGCTTCGAGATTATATTGGTTGGAGGTCTTATGGACGATAAATTGCTGAAAATGTTTTAGGGAGCTGGCATAGGGGATTAGaagtaaaaaaagaaactaGTTCTACATTTCTTCGCTGTCTACTGGATTTCTGTCGTATATTGAGCGAAGCGGTTGGTTTCAGTAACTCAATAGGTTCTCGGAAAAAGTCAATGGATGAAAAGAAGCTAAAGAGAGGTGATGAAGGAGATATTTTGAGAATAAGGGAACTGTGGGCAAACCCCGTTTCTTGATGCAACAAGCTTAGTGCACACTTATGTGATCTGTTCATGTAAAGGAAAGTACCTGAAATGATATGAAATGTACTATAGTTGGTGTGCCAGATACTAAAAGAAGTAAGATTAGCTAGCTATAGGTCATCTGATctcaaaagaaatgaaaagcggTTGGCTGGGATGTGAAGTTGCACTCGAGATGTTTCATAACATGGGCACGCATAAAATGCACTGACAGGATCTGGAGGTTTAACATGAAAGTGTAGGGTTGTTAATATCTGATTGTGCTCAGTTTTATCTTGAGAATACTTTTTGGGAGTCCTCTTAGTCCTTTACTGTCCTTGGAAATTTGTACTTCATTCCAACGTTGTTCAAAATGATCTTCTCTTAGGTGCCTTACAAGAAGCTGAAGGGTTGTCTTGTGTTTGATAGGCATTCAACTACAACAGGGATGTATAGCCAACTGCCATTTctattattttctctttttataGCCAATGCAATCCTTGACTGTCACATAGGATGTGATAACAGCAATAGATAGATGTGTGTGTTACATGTACTTAAAAATCTGAAATGTAACTAAATTTAGCCATAAAGATCATTCTGTTGTTAGAGTT encodes:
- the LOC113741282 gene encoding NADH dehydrogenase [ubiquinone] iron-sulfur protein 5-B: MASGWGITGNKGRCYDFWMDFSECMSRCREPKDCALLREDYFECLHHSKEFQRRNRIYKEEQRQLRAATQKGEDGGHGGSHH